The proteins below are encoded in one region of Gambusia affinis linkage group LG07, SWU_Gaff_1.0, whole genome shotgun sequence:
- the si:ch73-15b2.5 gene encoding rho guanine nucleotide exchange factor 19 isoform X2 has protein sequence MYGFKNDVTDNLEPDLEQGNERHIGFSNLENSLHGSGDNTDIPEDYSHLDLSSALKRTEQEQACDLLSPLLDLHTCPEPQKDDSSLPEEENLEEGEASSDEESQSVTFQSKYINICPLYQDYSLQAIGDGIQKLKDGLLSDLSKSESVYGPFSYLRAGNHLEGEPPFLTPDSTSPTSPTFFHGRRSALRRHSHLGVGSPHQSADSISTESCSNGQAFTLSVGKRLEFEDPSPTQPLSIRLTSSTLWQDLEEVKASGLPNILTPKEIGLQESTFELISSEVSYLKSLGVLVNHFYASKVLKKTMSTMEHHTLFCNIRHVMEANTKFLLDLEAQLGEGLTIFQVGDIVLQHCGSFKRHYVPYVTNMTYQESVVNQLMQQNKNFVYALKKLERDPVCQKQGLKSFLILPFQRITRIKLLLESILKLTEPDSEAASSLSKAIKGIHEIVLECDQKVEKMKRLEELIRLETLMDFDDIKLVPLVKSTRFLVLHGPLDTVVTYGSKLSTVRIYLHLFNDLLIISSKKYERFAVLDYAVFPEHVTVLANKVLGLPVDSFLLNLSQSQIGPPTAIILIASKSFEKEVWIKALSNK, from the exons ATGTATGGCTTTAAAAACGACGTTACAGACAATCTGGAGCCTGATTTGGAGCAAGGCAATGAACGTCACATTGGGTTTTCTAATCTGGAAAATAGCCTTCATGGAAGTGGCGACAACACAGACATCCCTGAGGATTACAG TCATCTAGATTTGTCTTCAGCTCTGAAACGCACCGAACAGGAGCAGGCGTGCGATTTGCTGAGTCCTTTATTAGACCTACACACTTGCCCTGAACCTCAAAAGGATGATTCATCTTTACCTGAAGAGGAGAATCTGGAAGAAGG GGAAGCAAGTTCAGATGAGGAATCGCAAAGTGTGACATTCCAGTCAAAGTACATCAATATTT gtcCTTTGTATCAGGACTACTCCCTGCAGGCTATTGGAGACGGGATTCAAAAACTCAAAGATGGACTCTTGTCAGACCTGAGCAAATCTGAGTCCGTTTATGGTCCGTTTTCATATTTGCGGGCTGGCAACCATTTAGAGGGCGAGCCTCCTTTTCTGACCCCTGACTCAACTTCACCCACATCTCCAACTTTTTTTCATGGTCGGCGGTCTGCTTTGAGACGCCACAGCCACTTGGGAGTAGGATCCCCTCATCAGTCTGCTGATTCAATCTCAACCGAGTCTTGTTCTAATGGACAAGCTTTTACCTTAAGCGTCGGAAAGCGTTTGGAGTTTGAGGATCCATCCCCAACTCAACCACTCAGTATTAGGTTGACTTCTAGCACACTTTGGCAAGACTTGGAAGAGGTGAAAGCTTCTGGTCTGCCCAACATCTTGACACCCAAAGAGATTGGCCTTCAGGAG tCCACATTTGAGCTGATCAGCTCTGAAGTGTCTTACTTGAAGAGTCTCGGCGTTCTTGTCAACCATTTCTACGCATCGAAGGTGCTGAAAAAGACGATGTCCACAATGGAGCATCATACTTTGTTCTGCAACATCCGACATGTGATGGAAGCAAATACAAA ATTCCTTCTGGATCTGGAAGCTCAACTGGGAGAGGGCCTGACAATATTTCAAGTCGGTGACATTGTGCTGCAACACTGTGGAAGCTTTAAGCGACACTATGTCCCATATGTGACCAATATGACGTATCAGGAGTCAGTTGTCAACCAGCTGAT gcagcaaaacaaaaattttgtgTATGCTCTGAAGAAGCTTGAAAGGGACCCAGTTTGTCAAAAACAAGGACTGAAATCATTCCTGATTCTCCCATTTCAGAGAATAACGCGTATTAAACTTCTACTGGAG AGCATCTTAAAGTTGACCGAGCCAGACTCTGAAGCAGCTTCAAGTCTCTCAAAGGCCATAAAAGGCATCCATGAG ATTGTGTTGGAGTGTGACCAGAAGGTGGAAAAGATGAAACGCTTGGAGGAACTGATCCGCCTGGAAACGCTGATGGACTTTGATGACATTAAG TTGGTTCCTCTGGTGAAAAGCACACGCTTTCTGGTCCTCCACGGTCCTTTGGACACTGTGGTGACCTATGGGTCAAAACTGTCGACGGTCAGGATCTACCTCCACCTCTTCAATGACCTCTTGATCATCTCCTCCAAAAA GTATGAACGCTTCGCTGTGCTGGATTATGCCGTCTTCCCTGAACATGTGACTGTGTTGGCGAATAAAGTTCTGGGACTTCCTGTGGATTCTTTCCTATTAAATCTGTCTCAGAGTCAGATCGGACCGCCGACTGCCATTATATTGATTGCAAGTAAAAG CTTTGAGAAAGAAGTATGGATAAAAGCACTTTCTAACAAGTGA
- the si:ch73-15b2.5 gene encoding rho guanine nucleotide exchange factor 19 isoform X3: MSEQTACMALKTTLQTIWSLIWSKAMNVTLGFLIWKIAFMEVATTQTSLRITALKRTEQEQACDLLSPLLDLHTCPEPQKDDSSLPEEENLEEGEASSDEESQSVTFQSKYINICPLYQDYSLQAIGDGIQKLKDGLLSDLSKSESVYGPFSYLRAGNHLEGEPPFLTPDSTSPTSPTFFHGRRSALRRHSHLGVGSPHQSADSISTESCSNGQAFTLSVGKRLEFEDPSPTQPLSIRLTSSTLWQDLEEVKASGLPNILTPKEIGLQESTFELISSEVSYLKSLGVLVNHFYASKVLKKTMSTMEHHTLFCNIRHVMEANTKFLLDLEAQLGEGLTIFQVGDIVLQHCGSFKRHYVPYVTNMTYQESVVNQLMQQNKNFVYALKKLERDPVCQKQGLKSFLILPFQRITRIKLLLESILKLTEPDSEAASSLSKAIKGIHEIVLECDQKVEKMKRLEELIRLETLMDFDDIKLVPLVKSTRFLVLHGPLDTVVTYGSKLSTVRIYLHLFNDLLIISSKKYERFAVLDYAVFPEHVTVLANKVLGLPVDSFLLNLSQSQIGPPTAIILIASKSFEKEVWIKALSNK, encoded by the exons ATGTCCGAGCAGACGGCATGTATGGCTTTAAAAACGACGTTACAGACAATCTGGAGCCTGATTTGGAGCAAGGCAATGAACGTCACATTGGGTTTTCTAATCTGGAAAATAGCCTTCATGGAAGTGGCGACAACACAGACATCCCTGAGGATTACAG CTCTGAAACGCACCGAACAGGAGCAGGCGTGCGATTTGCTGAGTCCTTTATTAGACCTACACACTTGCCCTGAACCTCAAAAGGATGATTCATCTTTACCTGAAGAGGAGAATCTGGAAGAAGG GGAAGCAAGTTCAGATGAGGAATCGCAAAGTGTGACATTCCAGTCAAAGTACATCAATATTT gtcCTTTGTATCAGGACTACTCCCTGCAGGCTATTGGAGACGGGATTCAAAAACTCAAAGATGGACTCTTGTCAGACCTGAGCAAATCTGAGTCCGTTTATGGTCCGTTTTCATATTTGCGGGCTGGCAACCATTTAGAGGGCGAGCCTCCTTTTCTGACCCCTGACTCAACTTCACCCACATCTCCAACTTTTTTTCATGGTCGGCGGTCTGCTTTGAGACGCCACAGCCACTTGGGAGTAGGATCCCCTCATCAGTCTGCTGATTCAATCTCAACCGAGTCTTGTTCTAATGGACAAGCTTTTACCTTAAGCGTCGGAAAGCGTTTGGAGTTTGAGGATCCATCCCCAACTCAACCACTCAGTATTAGGTTGACTTCTAGCACACTTTGGCAAGACTTGGAAGAGGTGAAAGCTTCTGGTCTGCCCAACATCTTGACACCCAAAGAGATTGGCCTTCAGGAG tCCACATTTGAGCTGATCAGCTCTGAAGTGTCTTACTTGAAGAGTCTCGGCGTTCTTGTCAACCATTTCTACGCATCGAAGGTGCTGAAAAAGACGATGTCCACAATGGAGCATCATACTTTGTTCTGCAACATCCGACATGTGATGGAAGCAAATACAAA ATTCCTTCTGGATCTGGAAGCTCAACTGGGAGAGGGCCTGACAATATTTCAAGTCGGTGACATTGTGCTGCAACACTGTGGAAGCTTTAAGCGACACTATGTCCCATATGTGACCAATATGACGTATCAGGAGTCAGTTGTCAACCAGCTGAT gcagcaaaacaaaaattttgtgTATGCTCTGAAGAAGCTTGAAAGGGACCCAGTTTGTCAAAAACAAGGACTGAAATCATTCCTGATTCTCCCATTTCAGAGAATAACGCGTATTAAACTTCTACTGGAG AGCATCTTAAAGTTGACCGAGCCAGACTCTGAAGCAGCTTCAAGTCTCTCAAAGGCCATAAAAGGCATCCATGAG ATTGTGTTGGAGTGTGACCAGAAGGTGGAAAAGATGAAACGCTTGGAGGAACTGATCCGCCTGGAAACGCTGATGGACTTTGATGACATTAAG TTGGTTCCTCTGGTGAAAAGCACACGCTTTCTGGTCCTCCACGGTCCTTTGGACACTGTGGTGACCTATGGGTCAAAACTGTCGACGGTCAGGATCTACCTCCACCTCTTCAATGACCTCTTGATCATCTCCTCCAAAAA GTATGAACGCTTCGCTGTGCTGGATTATGCCGTCTTCCCTGAACATGTGACTGTGTTGGCGAATAAAGTTCTGGGACTTCCTGTGGATTCTTTCCTATTAAATCTGTCTCAGAGTCAGATCGGACCGCCGACTGCCATTATATTGATTGCAAGTAAAAG CTTTGAGAAAGAAGTATGGATAAAAGCACTTTCTAACAAGTGA
- the si:ch73-15b2.5 gene encoding rho guanine nucleotide exchange factor 19 isoform X4 has translation MASFNVRADGMYGFKNDVTDNLEPDLEQGNERHIGFSNLENSLHGSGDNTDIPEDYSHLDLSSALKRTEQEQACDLLSPLLDLHTCPEPQKDDSSLPEEENLEEGEASSDEESQSVTFQSKYINICPLYQDYSLQAIGDGIQKLKDGLLSDLSKSESVYGPFSYLRAGNHLEGEPPFLTPDSTSPTSPTFFHGRRSALRRHSHLGVGSPHQSADSISTESCSNGQAFTLSVGKRLEFEDPSPTQPLSIRLTSSTLWQDLEEVKASGLPNILTPKEIGLQESTFELISSEVSYLKSLGVLVNHFYASKVLKKTMSTMEHHTLFCNIRHVMEANTKFLLDLEAQLGEGLTIFQVGDIVLQHCGSFKRHYVPYVTNMTYQESVVNQLMQQNKNFVYALKKLERDPVCQKQGLKSFLILPFQRITRIKLLLESILKLTEPDSEAASSLSKAIKGIHEIVLECDQKVEKMKRLEELIRLETLMDFDDIKLVPLVKSTRFLVLHGPLDTVVTYGSKLSTVRIYLHLFNDLLIISSKKYERFAVLDYAVFPEHVTVLANKVLGLPVDSFLLNLSQSQIGPPTAIILIASKR, from the exons ATGGCTTCTTTTAATGTCCGAGCAGACGGCATGTATGGCTTTAAAAACGACGTTACAGACAATCTGGAGCCTGATTTGGAGCAAGGCAATGAACGTCACATTGGGTTTTCTAATCTGGAAAATAGCCTTCATGGAAGTGGCGACAACACAGACATCCCTGAGGATTACAG TCATCTAGATTTGTCTTCAGCTCTGAAACGCACCGAACAGGAGCAGGCGTGCGATTTGCTGAGTCCTTTATTAGACCTACACACTTGCCCTGAACCTCAAAAGGATGATTCATCTTTACCTGAAGAGGAGAATCTGGAAGAAGG GGAAGCAAGTTCAGATGAGGAATCGCAAAGTGTGACATTCCAGTCAAAGTACATCAATATTT gtcCTTTGTATCAGGACTACTCCCTGCAGGCTATTGGAGACGGGATTCAAAAACTCAAAGATGGACTCTTGTCAGACCTGAGCAAATCTGAGTCCGTTTATGGTCCGTTTTCATATTTGCGGGCTGGCAACCATTTAGAGGGCGAGCCTCCTTTTCTGACCCCTGACTCAACTTCACCCACATCTCCAACTTTTTTTCATGGTCGGCGGTCTGCTTTGAGACGCCACAGCCACTTGGGAGTAGGATCCCCTCATCAGTCTGCTGATTCAATCTCAACCGAGTCTTGTTCTAATGGACAAGCTTTTACCTTAAGCGTCGGAAAGCGTTTGGAGTTTGAGGATCCATCCCCAACTCAACCACTCAGTATTAGGTTGACTTCTAGCACACTTTGGCAAGACTTGGAAGAGGTGAAAGCTTCTGGTCTGCCCAACATCTTGACACCCAAAGAGATTGGCCTTCAGGAG tCCACATTTGAGCTGATCAGCTCTGAAGTGTCTTACTTGAAGAGTCTCGGCGTTCTTGTCAACCATTTCTACGCATCGAAGGTGCTGAAAAAGACGATGTCCACAATGGAGCATCATACTTTGTTCTGCAACATCCGACATGTGATGGAAGCAAATACAAA ATTCCTTCTGGATCTGGAAGCTCAACTGGGAGAGGGCCTGACAATATTTCAAGTCGGTGACATTGTGCTGCAACACTGTGGAAGCTTTAAGCGACACTATGTCCCATATGTGACCAATATGACGTATCAGGAGTCAGTTGTCAACCAGCTGAT gcagcaaaacaaaaattttgtgTATGCTCTGAAGAAGCTTGAAAGGGACCCAGTTTGTCAAAAACAAGGACTGAAATCATTCCTGATTCTCCCATTTCAGAGAATAACGCGTATTAAACTTCTACTGGAG AGCATCTTAAAGTTGACCGAGCCAGACTCTGAAGCAGCTTCAAGTCTCTCAAAGGCCATAAAAGGCATCCATGAG ATTGTGTTGGAGTGTGACCAGAAGGTGGAAAAGATGAAACGCTTGGAGGAACTGATCCGCCTGGAAACGCTGATGGACTTTGATGACATTAAG TTGGTTCCTCTGGTGAAAAGCACACGCTTTCTGGTCCTCCACGGTCCTTTGGACACTGTGGTGACCTATGGGTCAAAACTGTCGACGGTCAGGATCTACCTCCACCTCTTCAATGACCTCTTGATCATCTCCTCCAAAAA GTATGAACGCTTCGCTGTGCTGGATTATGCCGTCTTCCCTGAACATGTGACTGTGTTGGCGAATAAAGTTCTGGGACTTCCTGTGGATTCTTTCCTATTAAATCTGTCTCAGAGTCAGATCGGACCGCCGACTGCCATTATATTGATTGCAAGTAAAAGGTAA
- the si:ch73-15b2.5 gene encoding rho guanine nucleotide exchange factor 19 isoform X1, with the protein MASFNVRADGMYGFKNDVTDNLEPDLEQGNERHIGFSNLENSLHGSGDNTDIPEDYSHLDLSSALKRTEQEQACDLLSPLLDLHTCPEPQKDDSSLPEEENLEEGEASSDEESQSVTFQSKYINICPLYQDYSLQAIGDGIQKLKDGLLSDLSKSESVYGPFSYLRAGNHLEGEPPFLTPDSTSPTSPTFFHGRRSALRRHSHLGVGSPHQSADSISTESCSNGQAFTLSVGKRLEFEDPSPTQPLSIRLTSSTLWQDLEEVKASGLPNILTPKEIGLQESTFELISSEVSYLKSLGVLVNHFYASKVLKKTMSTMEHHTLFCNIRHVMEANTKFLLDLEAQLGEGLTIFQVGDIVLQHCGSFKRHYVPYVTNMTYQESVVNQLMQQNKNFVYALKKLERDPVCQKQGLKSFLILPFQRITRIKLLLESILKLTEPDSEAASSLSKAIKGIHEIVLECDQKVEKMKRLEELIRLETLMDFDDIKLVPLVKSTRFLVLHGPLDTVVTYGSKLSTVRIYLHLFNDLLIISSKKYERFAVLDYAVFPEHVTVLANKVLGLPVDSFLLNLSQSQIGPPTAIILIASKSFEKEVWIKALSNK; encoded by the exons ATGGCTTCTTTTAATGTCCGAGCAGACGGCATGTATGGCTTTAAAAACGACGTTACAGACAATCTGGAGCCTGATTTGGAGCAAGGCAATGAACGTCACATTGGGTTTTCTAATCTGGAAAATAGCCTTCATGGAAGTGGCGACAACACAGACATCCCTGAGGATTACAG TCATCTAGATTTGTCTTCAGCTCTGAAACGCACCGAACAGGAGCAGGCGTGCGATTTGCTGAGTCCTTTATTAGACCTACACACTTGCCCTGAACCTCAAAAGGATGATTCATCTTTACCTGAAGAGGAGAATCTGGAAGAAGG GGAAGCAAGTTCAGATGAGGAATCGCAAAGTGTGACATTCCAGTCAAAGTACATCAATATTT gtcCTTTGTATCAGGACTACTCCCTGCAGGCTATTGGAGACGGGATTCAAAAACTCAAAGATGGACTCTTGTCAGACCTGAGCAAATCTGAGTCCGTTTATGGTCCGTTTTCATATTTGCGGGCTGGCAACCATTTAGAGGGCGAGCCTCCTTTTCTGACCCCTGACTCAACTTCACCCACATCTCCAACTTTTTTTCATGGTCGGCGGTCTGCTTTGAGACGCCACAGCCACTTGGGAGTAGGATCCCCTCATCAGTCTGCTGATTCAATCTCAACCGAGTCTTGTTCTAATGGACAAGCTTTTACCTTAAGCGTCGGAAAGCGTTTGGAGTTTGAGGATCCATCCCCAACTCAACCACTCAGTATTAGGTTGACTTCTAGCACACTTTGGCAAGACTTGGAAGAGGTGAAAGCTTCTGGTCTGCCCAACATCTTGACACCCAAAGAGATTGGCCTTCAGGAG tCCACATTTGAGCTGATCAGCTCTGAAGTGTCTTACTTGAAGAGTCTCGGCGTTCTTGTCAACCATTTCTACGCATCGAAGGTGCTGAAAAAGACGATGTCCACAATGGAGCATCATACTTTGTTCTGCAACATCCGACATGTGATGGAAGCAAATACAAA ATTCCTTCTGGATCTGGAAGCTCAACTGGGAGAGGGCCTGACAATATTTCAAGTCGGTGACATTGTGCTGCAACACTGTGGAAGCTTTAAGCGACACTATGTCCCATATGTGACCAATATGACGTATCAGGAGTCAGTTGTCAACCAGCTGAT gcagcaaaacaaaaattttgtgTATGCTCTGAAGAAGCTTGAAAGGGACCCAGTTTGTCAAAAACAAGGACTGAAATCATTCCTGATTCTCCCATTTCAGAGAATAACGCGTATTAAACTTCTACTGGAG AGCATCTTAAAGTTGACCGAGCCAGACTCTGAAGCAGCTTCAAGTCTCTCAAAGGCCATAAAAGGCATCCATGAG ATTGTGTTGGAGTGTGACCAGAAGGTGGAAAAGATGAAACGCTTGGAGGAACTGATCCGCCTGGAAACGCTGATGGACTTTGATGACATTAAG TTGGTTCCTCTGGTGAAAAGCACACGCTTTCTGGTCCTCCACGGTCCTTTGGACACTGTGGTGACCTATGGGTCAAAACTGTCGACGGTCAGGATCTACCTCCACCTCTTCAATGACCTCTTGATCATCTCCTCCAAAAA GTATGAACGCTTCGCTGTGCTGGATTATGCCGTCTTCCCTGAACATGTGACTGTGTTGGCGAATAAAGTTCTGGGACTTCCTGTGGATTCTTTCCTATTAAATCTGTCTCAGAGTCAGATCGGACCGCCGACTGCCATTATATTGATTGCAAGTAAAAG CTTTGAGAAAGAAGTATGGATAAAAGCACTTTCTAACAAGTGA